One genomic segment of Nocardioides cavernaquae includes these proteins:
- a CDS encoding lysophospholipid acyltransferase family protein translates to MVDVTYPIIIAAAKSWFRVGGFKIDMQGTEHVPASGGAVIACNHNSYLDFIMTGYPGEKNKRYTRFMAKKEVFDHKVGGPLMRSFKHLAVDRSNGAEAFEIAVNALKSGEVVGVYPEATISRSFLIKDIKSGAVRMAAAAGVPVVPVVHFGMHRIQTKGHARDLSRGKAVVIRVGEPYFPTGDDVPAQTAELKRRMDALLDECIAAYPEEQKPPGAWWVPASYGGSAPSLEEAERLDVEEKKLRAERKAAKAATKKA, encoded by the coding sequence ATGGTCGACGTGACCTACCCGATCATCATCGCCGCTGCGAAGTCGTGGTTCCGTGTCGGCGGCTTCAAGATCGACATGCAGGGCACCGAGCACGTGCCGGCGAGTGGTGGCGCCGTGATCGCGTGCAACCACAACTCCTACCTCGACTTCATCATGACCGGCTACCCCGGTGAGAAGAACAAGCGCTACACGCGCTTCATGGCGAAGAAGGAGGTCTTCGACCACAAGGTCGGCGGCCCCCTGATGCGCTCGTTCAAGCACCTCGCGGTCGACCGGTCCAACGGCGCCGAGGCCTTCGAGATCGCGGTCAACGCGCTCAAGAGCGGCGAGGTGGTCGGTGTCTATCCCGAGGCCACCATCTCGCGCAGCTTCCTGATCAAGGACATCAAGTCCGGTGCGGTCCGCATGGCCGCGGCCGCTGGCGTCCCGGTCGTCCCGGTCGTCCACTTCGGCATGCACCGCATCCAGACCAAGGGCCACGCGCGCGACCTGTCCCGCGGCAAGGCCGTCGTGATCCGCGTCGGCGAGCCCTACTTCCCCACCGGTGACGACGTCCCGGCCCAGACCGCCGAGCTCAAGCGCCGCATGGACGCGCTGCTCGACGAGTGCATCGCGGCGTACCCCGAGGAGCAGAAGCCCCCGGGCGCCTGGTGGGTCCCCGCGTCGTACGGCGGCTCCGCGCCGTCTCTCGAAGAGGCCGAGCGCCTCGACGTCGAGGAGAAGAAACTCCGCGCCGAGCGCAAGGCCGCGAAGGCCGCCACCAAGAAGGCGTGA